From Cryptosporangium minutisporangium:
GCTGCCATAACCATGAGTGATAACACTGCTGCCAACTTACTTCTGACAACGATCGGAGGACCGAAGGAGCTAACCGCTTTTTTGCACAACATGGGGGATCATGTAACTCGCCTTGATCGTTGGGAACCGGAGCTGAATGAAGCCATACCAAACGACGAGCGTGACACCACGATGCCTGCAGCAATGGCAACAACGTTGCGCAAACTATTAACTGGCGAACTACTTACTCTAGCTTCCCGGCAACAATTAATAGACTGGATGGAGGCGGATAAAGTTGCAGGACCACTTCTGCGCTCGGCCCTTCCGGCTGGCTGGTTTATTGCTGATAAATCTGGAGCCGGTGAGCGTGGGTCTCGCGGTATCATTGCAGCACTGGGGCCAGATGGTAAGCCCTCCCGTATCGTAGTTATCTACACGACGGGGAGTCAGGCAACTATGGATGAACGAAATAGACAGATCGCTGAGATAGGTGCCTCACTGATTAAGCATTGGTAACTGTCAGACCAAGTTTACTCATATATACTTTAGATTGATTTAAAACTTCATTTTTAATTTAAAAGGATCTAGGTGAAGATCCTTTTTGATAATCTCATGACCAAAATCCCTTAACGTGAGTTTTCGTTCCAC
This genomic window contains:
- a CDS encoding serine hydrolase — its product is AAITMSDNTAANLLLTTIGGPKELTAFLHNMGDHVTRLDRWEPELNEAIPNDERDTTMPAAMATTLRKLLTGELLTLASRQQLIDWMEADKVAGPLLRSALPAGWFIADKSGAGERGSRGIIAALGPDGKPSRIVVIYTTGSQATMDERNRQIAEIGASLIKHW